GAAAAAGTACTCCAAGGCCATTTTGATCACTTTTGGGTCCATGGGAAATCCCAAACCTAAAGAACACTCTGCTACAATCATTCATTTGCTTCAAAAACACAAAATACCCGCAATTGTAAATTTGTCCTGGGGAGGATTGGAAAAAATAGAGGGGACTGATGAGTCTATATTCTATGTAGATCAGATTCCATACGAATGGATTTTACCTAAACTTTATGGTATCATACACCATGGCGGTTCCGGCACTACTCACCACGGAGCAGCACATGGATGTGTGCAAATGATTATGCCACATATTATTGACCAGTATTTTTGGAATCGGATCATCGTAAAGAGAGGACTAGGTCCATTGGGACCTAGTATTCATGATTTGGATGAGGTAGATTTCGAGCGAGCTCTATTGGACTTTTGGCAAAACCCAACTTATAAATCAACTGCCAAAACCATTTCTGATCAGCTGAAACAGGAAGCACCACGTAACTTTGTCCTGGATTTGGTTCTCAACAGAAATTGAATCACCTGAAAATGAAAAATTCAAATACAATTTTTGCCCTCCTAGTTTCAGGCTTACTCATGAGCTGTGAATCTAGCCCTGAAGTTCAGTTTTCCAGCCAAGTAAAAGAGGAATATCGCCCCGCTTACCACTTTAGCCCTATGACCGGCTGGATGAACGACCCCAATGGACTTGTTTATTTAGATGGGGAATATCATCTATTCTACCAGTATTATCCAGACAGTACGGTTTGGGGGCCTATGCATTGGGGACATGCAGTTTCAGCTAATTTAACCCATTGGGAGCATTTGTCCACTGCTCTTTATCCTGATAGTCTAGGCTATATTTTCTCAGGAAGTGCAGTGTATGACGCCGAAAACAGCTCTGGATTGGGTACAGCAGACAGTCCACCTTTGGTAGCTATATTCACCCATCACGACCCCAAAGGAGCGGAATCTGGATCAAGTACTTTCCAACATCAAAGTTTGGCTTACTCCACCGATCAAGGCAGAACCTGGTCAAAATATGTAGGAAACCCAGTATTGAAAAACCCAGGAATCCGGGATTTCCGAGATCCGAAAGTTTCCCAGATCTCCAATGAAGACGGAAGTAAAATTTGGGTGATGACATTGGCAGTTTGGGATCATATACGATTTTACACTTCACCAGACCTCAAAGAATGGACGCTTTCAGGGGAGTTTGGCAAAAATATAGGTGCTCATGGAGGTGTATGGGAATGCCCAGATTTGCTTCCCTTTCAAACACCGTCCGGGGAGGAAAAATGGGTGTTACTGGTTAGCATCAATCCTGGAGGACCGCAAAAAGGATCTGCCACGCAGTATTTCATCGGGGACTTTAAAGACGGCCAATTCATCCCGGATGATAGCATGATTAGGTGGATTGACTATGGACCGGATAATTATGCTGGAGTAACATGGA
This genomic window from Algoriphagus sp. TR-M9 contains:
- a CDS encoding glycoside hydrolase family 32 protein, with product MKNSNTIFALLVSGLLMSCESSPEVQFSSQVKEEYRPAYHFSPMTGWMNDPNGLVYLDGEYHLFYQYYPDSTVWGPMHWGHAVSANLTHWEHLSTALYPDSLGYIFSGSAVYDAENSSGLGTADSPPLVAIFTHHDPKGAESGSSTFQHQSLAYSTDQGRTWSKYVGNPVLKNPGIRDFRDPKVSQISNEDGSKIWVMTLAVWDHIRFYTSPDLKEWTLSGEFGKNIGAHGGVWECPDLLPFQTPSGEEKWVLLVSINPGGPQKGSATQYFIGDFKDGQFIPDDSMIRWIDYGPDNYAGVTWSNLPADQNRTLFIGWMSNWIYGNVVPTKAWRSAMTTPRELSLFDVSGTLLLKSAPAKELEKLRAQAYPINGSSSDLPSEAVEILSELDGSDQFSISISNEEGDEVLISKESNLVSIDRRNSGKVDFQQNFGAMHSAPMSWQAENIRIFLDASSIELFVNEGELVMTSLVFPNSPYTKIEFDESLKHKKIFNLKK